In Streptomyces canus, one DNA window encodes the following:
- a CDS encoding roadblock/LC7 domain-containing protein, with protein sequence MSQAAQNLNWLITNFVDNTPGVSHTVVVSADGLLLAMSEGFPRDRADQLAAVASGLTSLTAGASRIFEGGSVAQTVVEMERGFLFLMSVSDGSSLAVLAHPECDIGLVGYEMALLVDRAGAVLTPDLRAELQGSLLH encoded by the coding sequence ATGAGCCAGGCGGCACAGAACCTCAACTGGTTGATCACCAACTTCGTGGACAACACCCCAGGGGTGTCCCACACCGTCGTCGTGTCCGCCGACGGCCTTCTGCTGGCGATGTCCGAGGGCTTCCCGCGCGACCGTGCCGATCAGCTGGCGGCCGTCGCTTCGGGGCTGACCTCGCTCACGGCGGGTGCCTCACGGATCTTCGAGGGCGGCAGCGTGGCCCAGACCGTGGTGGAGATGGAGCGGGGATTCCTCTTCCTCATGTCCGTCTCCGACGGTTCCTCGCTCGCGGTCCTCGCCCACCCGGAATGCGACATCGGCCTGGTCGGATACGAAATGGCCCTGCTCGTCGACCGCGCGGGCGCAGTGCTCACGCCCGACCTGCGAGCCGAGCTGCAAGGCAGTCTGCTCCACTGA
- a CDS encoding DUF742 domain-containing protein codes for MTPPTASHDPYAEPYEDEGDQPLVRPYAMTGGRTRPRYQLAIEALISTTADPAALMGLLPEHQRICHLCREVKSVAEVSALLAMPLGVARILVADLAEAGLVAIHQPGGDENNGGAPDVTLLERVLSGLRKL; via the coding sequence ATGACCCCGCCCACCGCCTCTCATGATCCGTACGCGGAGCCGTACGAGGATGAGGGCGACCAGCCGCTGGTACGTCCGTACGCGATGACCGGCGGCCGGACCCGGCCGCGCTACCAGCTCGCCATCGAGGCTCTGATCAGCACCACGGCCGACCCGGCGGCGCTGATGGGGCTCCTCCCCGAGCACCAGCGCATCTGCCACCTGTGCCGTGAGGTGAAGTCGGTCGCCGAGGTCTCGGCGCTGCTCGCCATGCCGCTCGGCGTGGCCAGGATCCTCGTCGCGGACCTCGCCGAGGCCGGACTGGTGGCCATCCACCAGCCGGGCGGCGACGAGAACAACGGCGGCGCTCCCGATGTGACGCTGCTCGAAAGGGTGCTCAGTGGACTTCGCAAGCTCTGA
- a CDS encoding GTP-binding protein, with the protein MDFASSDGGRATTSAKIVVAGGFGVGKTTFVGAVSEINPLRTEAVMTSASAGIDDLTHTGDKTTTTVAMDFGRITLDQDLILYLFGTPGQDRFWFMWDDLVRGAIGAVVLVDTRRLADCFPAVDYFENSGLPFVVALNGFDGHQPYAPEEVREALQIGPDAPIITTDARHRSDAKSALITLVEHALMARLR; encoded by the coding sequence GTGGACTTCGCAAGCTCTGACGGAGGGCGGGCGACCACCTCCGCGAAGATCGTGGTGGCGGGTGGCTTCGGTGTCGGCAAGACCACGTTCGTGGGTGCCGTCTCCGAGATCAACCCGCTGCGCACCGAGGCCGTGATGACGTCCGCGTCGGCGGGCATCGACGACCTCACCCACACCGGTGACAAGACGACCACCACGGTCGCCATGGACTTCGGCCGCATCACGCTCGACCAGGACCTGATCCTGTACCTCTTCGGTACGCCCGGTCAGGACCGCTTCTGGTTCATGTGGGACGACCTGGTCCGCGGCGCCATCGGCGCAGTGGTGCTGGTCGACACCCGGCGCCTGGCCGACTGCTTCCCCGCGGTCGACTACTTCGAGAACAGCGGTCTGCCCTTCGTCGTGGCCCTCAACGGCTTCGACGGGCACCAGCCGTACGCTCCCGAGGAGGTGCGCGAGGCCCTGCAGATCGGGCCGGACGCACCGATCATCACGACGGACGCCCGGCACCGGTCGGACGCCAAGAGTGCCCTGATCACGCTGGTCGAGCACGCCCTCATGGCGCGTCTGCGGTAA
- a CDS encoding sensor histidine kinase produces MRRSKNGPEPSARGNFTPPPRGAAPAPVPGADSTAAPSSSGGRFSPRNWRVPTRLNAILLIPVIVGLVMGGFQVKSSIDTWREAEDAENTARLVRASLSYADALYQERDSTAAPLLSGQGQDNATVVAARKKTDEAADAFDEAAQNMPQKAGLQRRLTLFRDGEGGLQTLRAGAYTSSKLTGVKTEEGYTQIAHPLTEFANELGLGTGNITSYGRTVYAIELTKAALSLQRSIGMHLLIKPGPGLSSFASQKVALSSYAYLEGIAVEEYVGGGTAADAAKLDTAKKQIQAEGAALAKEAAAKNPNYVPPPSNPVDMVSSLAQLPSMDQSAREALGKDGITAENWWAVNTLKYNAYRQIETDLADTAVNEAASIADDAKRDAFIVGAAVVVALLLAFILAGAVARQMSRSMRQLRNAAFGIAEQRLPMLVDQLSRTDPGRVDTRVAPIPINTKDEIGEVARAFDQVHREAVRLASEQALLRGNINAIFTNLSRRNQSLIEGQLTLITDLENNEADPDQLENLFRLDHLATRMRRNGENLLVLAGEEPGRRWDQPVPLVDVLRAASSEVEQYERIELSGVPEAEIHGRAVTDLVHLLAELLENATTFSSPQTKVRVTATRLPDGRIMIEIHDKGIGLTAEDFADINHKLANPPTVDAAISQRMGLFVVGRLSDRHGIRVQLRPSGEQAGTTSLVMLPDAITHGGGGEHQPDRDEFTVSQIIPEQNFGGENFNNGLPMRTAAELGFDDSRYSEVPDDIRELDPVGRSLMREERRAALESQNGGEPAALQGPNPSYTDAFDAPQSAPQTGYDNGRGGYPEQQPAAYDQQTSYEEAQQAPYEEQRQTAYEEPKRPAYDEPYFAQNGGLPQNDSFSAGGGYPEPSYAEPVQEEPPAVHTSAPETFSGFEERRYQDDWPQPDGYQNGYPDQYAPEAESAQAADVSERDRVGFERPGPAPATVGHQLTDAGLPRRGSTGSGANGSNGTRHANQEPSASAPESNGGGESWRSANDARWQQASQLRKPKAGGVTSSGLPRRVPKANLVEGAAESTPQGGPSVSRAPEDVRGRLSNLRRGVQRGRNAGSETNGQGFGSDSTYNQER; encoded by the coding sequence GTGAGGCGAAGCAAGAACGGTCCCGAGCCGTCGGCCCGGGGCAACTTCACCCCGCCGCCGCGCGGAGCGGCGCCCGCCCCTGTGCCCGGTGCGGACTCGACGGCCGCGCCGTCGTCCAGCGGTGGCCGGTTCTCCCCGCGCAACTGGCGGGTGCCCACCCGGCTGAACGCGATCCTGCTCATACCCGTGATCGTCGGCCTCGTCATGGGCGGCTTCCAGGTCAAGAGCTCGATCGACACCTGGCGTGAGGCCGAGGACGCGGAGAACACCGCCCGTCTGGTGCGAGCCTCTCTCAGCTACGCCGACGCCCTCTACCAGGAGCGCGACAGCACCGCCGCCCCCTTGCTGAGCGGCCAGGGCCAGGACAACGCCACGGTCGTCGCCGCCCGCAAGAAGACCGACGAGGCCGCGGACGCCTTCGACGAGGCCGCCCAGAACATGCCGCAGAAGGCGGGCCTGCAGCGCCGCCTCACACTGTTCCGGGACGGCGAGGGAGGGCTCCAGACGCTGCGCGCGGGCGCCTACACCTCCTCCAAGCTCACCGGCGTCAAGACCGAAGAGGGCTACACCCAGATCGCGCACCCGCTGACGGAGTTCGCCAACGAGCTCGGCCTGGGCACCGGCAACATCACCAGCTACGGCCGTACCGTCTACGCCATCGAGCTCACCAAGGCGGCCCTGTCGCTGCAGCGCTCCATCGGCATGCACCTGCTGATCAAGCCCGGCCCCGGGCTGAGCAGCTTCGCCAGCCAGAAGGTCGCCCTCTCCTCGTACGCGTATCTGGAGGGCATCGCCGTCGAGGAGTACGTCGGCGGTGGCACCGCGGCCGACGCGGCGAAGCTCGACACCGCGAAGAAGCAGATCCAGGCCGAGGGCGCGGCGCTCGCGAAGGAGGCCGCGGCCAAGAACCCGAACTACGTTCCGCCGCCGTCCAACCCCGTGGACATGGTCTCCAGCCTCGCCCAGCTGCCGTCGATGGACCAGAGCGCCCGTGAGGCGCTCGGCAAGGACGGCATCACCGCCGAGAACTGGTGGGCGGTCAACACCCTCAAGTACAACGCCTACCGCCAGATCGAGACCGACCTGGCCGACACCGCGGTGAACGAGGCCGCGAGCATCGCCGACGACGCCAAGCGCGACGCGTTCATCGTGGGTGCCGCCGTCGTGGTCGCCCTGCTCCTCGCGTTCATCCTGGCCGGCGCGGTCGCCCGCCAGATGTCCCGCTCGATGCGCCAGCTGCGCAACGCCGCCTTCGGTATCGCCGAGCAGCGCCTGCCGATGCTGGTCGACCAGCTCTCGCGCACCGACCCCGGCCGCGTCGACACCCGGGTCGCGCCGATCCCGATCAACACCAAGGACGAGATCGGCGAGGTCGCCCGCGCCTTCGACCAGGTCCACCGCGAGGCCGTACGACTCGCCTCCGAGCAGGCCCTGCTGCGGGGCAACATCAACGCGATCTTCACCAACCTGTCCCGGCGCAACCAGTCGCTGATCGAGGGCCAGCTGACCCTGATCACCGACCTGGAGAACAACGAGGCCGACCCGGACCAGCTGGAGAACCTCTTCCGCCTGGACCACCTCGCGACCCGTATGCGCCGCAACGGCGAGAACCTCCTGGTCCTCGCCGGCGAGGAGCCCGGCCGCCGCTGGGACCAGCCGGTCCCGCTGGTCGACGTCCTGCGCGCCGCCTCCTCCGAGGTGGAGCAGTACGAGCGCATCGAGCTGTCCGGTGTCCCGGAGGCCGAGATCCACGGCCGCGCGGTCACCGACCTCGTGCACCTGCTCGCCGAGCTCCTGGAGAACGCCACCACGTTCTCCTCGCCGCAGACCAAGGTCCGCGTCACCGCGACCCGGCTGCCCGACGGCCGCATCATGATCGAGATCCACGACAAGGGCATCGGTCTGACCGCCGAGGACTTCGCGGACATCAACCACAAGCTCGCGAACCCGCCCACCGTCGACGCGGCGATATCCCAGCGCATGGGCCTGTTCGTGGTCGGCCGTCTGTCCGACCGGCACGGCATCCGCGTCCAGCTGCGCCCCTCGGGCGAGCAGGCCGGCACCACCTCGCTGGTCATGCTGCCGGACGCGATCACCCACGGCGGCGGCGGCGAGCACCAGCCGGACCGTGACGAGTTCACCGTCTCGCAGATCATCCCGGAGCAGAACTTCGGCGGCGAGAACTTCAACAACGGCCTGCCGATGCGTACGGCCGCGGAGCTCGGCTTCGACGACAGCCGCTACTCCGAGGTCCCGGACGACATACGCGAGCTGGACCCGGTCGGCCGCTCCCTGATGCGCGAGGAGCGCCGCGCGGCCCTGGAGTCCCAGAACGGCGGCGAGCCGGCCGCTCTCCAGGGTCCGAACCCGTCGTACACCGACGCGTTCGACGCTCCCCAGAGCGCCCCGCAGACCGGTTACGACAACGGCCGGGGCGGCTACCCGGAGCAGCAGCCCGCCGCGTACGACCAGCAGACGTCGTACGAGGAGGCGCAGCAGGCGCCGTACGAGGAGCAGCGGCAGACGGCGTACGAGGAGCCGAAGCGCCCGGCGTACGACGAGCCGTACTTCGCGCAGAACGGTGGCCTGCCGCAGAACGACTCCTTCTCCGCCGGCGGCGGCTACCCGGAACCCTCCTATGCGGAGCCGGTCCAGGAGGAGCCCCCGGCGGTCCACACGTCCGCGCCGGAGACCTTCTCGGGATTCGAGGAGCGCCGCTACCAGGATGACTGGCCGCAGCCGGACGGTTACCAGAACGGCTACCCGGACCAGTACGCTCCGGAAGCGGAATCTGCGCAGGCCGCTGACGTGAGTGAGCGCGACCGCGTAGGCTTCGAACGTCCGGGGCCGGCCCCCGCCACCGTGGGTCACCAGCTGACCGACGCCGGGCTCCCCCGCCGTGGCTCCACCGGCAGCGGCGCCAACGGCTCGAACGGCACGCGGCACGCGAACCAGGAGCCGTCGGCCTCCGCGCCGGAGAGCAACGGCGGCGGCGAATCATGGCGCTCGGCCAACGACGCGCGGTGGCAGCAGGCCTCCCAGCTCCGGAAGCCCAAGGCGGGCGGGGTCACCTCCTCCGGTCTGCCGCGGCGGGTGCCCAAGGCCAACCTGGTCGAGGGAGCCGCCGAGTCCACCCCCCAGGGGGGCCCATCGGTCTCCCGTGCTCCCGAGGACGTCCGGGGCAGGCTGAGCAATCTGCGTCGCGGTGTCCAGCGGGGTCGCAACGCAGGCAGTGAAACGAACGGTCAGGGCTTCGGTTCTGACAGCACCTACAACCAGGAGCGTTAG
- a CDS encoding roadblock/LC7 domain-containing protein, which produces MSQAAQNLNWLITNFVDNTPGVSHTVVVSADGLLLAMSEGFPRDRADQLAAVASGLTSLTAGASRIFEGGAVNQTVVEMERGFLFIMSVSDGSSLAVLAHPEADIGLIGYEMALLVDRAGSVLTPDLRAELQGSLLN; this is translated from the coding sequence ATGAGCCAGGCGGCGCAGAACCTGAACTGGTTGATCACCAACTTCGTGGACAACACCCCGGGGGTGTCCCACACCGTGGTGGTCTCCGCCGACGGACTCCTTCTGGCGATGTCCGAAGGCTTTCCCCGCGACCGGGCCGACCAGCTTGCGGCCGTCGCCTCCGGTCTGACCTCGCTGACCGCGGGTGCCTCGCGCATCTTCGAGGGCGGCGCCGTGAATCAGACGGTTGTGGAGATGGAGCGGGGATTCCTGTTCATCATGTCCGTATCCGACGGTTCCTCGCTCGCGGTCCTCGCGCACCCCGAGGCGGACATCGGCCTCATTGGGTACGAGATGGCCCTCCTGGTGGACCGAGCCGGGTCGGTCCTCACGCCCGATCTGCGTGCGGAGCTCCAGGGCAGCTTGCTCAACTGA
- a CDS encoding DUF742 domain-containing protein, which yields MATPPGGSSGNWSYGPGQGQNDGSQNPNRYNFPSAPSQRRQQPYAPQGPGPSPYDQPPAPRIQPVQPQRRNPEPSPAGGASNPLVRPYAMTGGRTRPRYQLAIEALVHTTAQPHQMQGQLPEHQRICNLCREIKSVAEISALLTIPLGVARILVADLAEAGLVAIHQPGGDENAGGQPDVTLLERVLSGLRKL from the coding sequence GTGGCAACACCCCCAGGTGGTTCATCTGGCAATTGGTCGTACGGCCCCGGCCAGGGCCAGAACGACGGTTCCCAGAACCCGAACCGCTACAACTTCCCCTCCGCACCGAGCCAGCGGCGTCAGCAGCCGTACGCCCCGCAGGGTCCCGGGCCGTCGCCGTACGACCAGCCGCCCGCCCCGCGCATCCAGCCCGTGCAGCCGCAGCGCCGCAACCCTGAGCCTTCACCCGCGGGAGGCGCCAGCAATCCTCTGGTGCGCCCGTACGCCATGACGGGCGGCCGTACCCGCCCGCGCTACCAGCTCGCCATCGAGGCGCTGGTGCACACCACCGCGCAGCCGCACCAGATGCAGGGCCAGTTGCCCGAGCATCAGCGGATCTGCAACCTCTGCCGGGAGATCAAGTCGGTAGCCGAGATCTCGGCGTTGCTGACCATCCCCCTCGGCGTGGCCAGGATCCTCGTCGCCGACTTGGCGGAGGCGGGCCTGGTCGCCATCCATCAGCCCGGCGGCGACGAGAACGCCGGCGGCCAGCCAGACGTGACACTGCTCGAAAGGGTGCTCAGTGGACTTCGCAAGCTCTAG
- a CDS encoding GTP-binding protein — MDFASSSGGPSRSTTSAKIVVAGGFGVGKTTFVGAVSEINPLRTEAVMTSASAGIDDLTHTGDKTTTTVAMDFGRITLDQDLILYLFGTPGQDRFWFMWDDLVRGAIGAIVLVDTRRLADCFPAVDYFENSGLPFVIALNGFDGNQPYNPDEVREALQIGPDTPIITTDARHRSDAKSALITLVEHALMARLR, encoded by the coding sequence GTGGACTTCGCAAGCTCTAGCGGCGGTCCTTCCCGCTCCACCACCTCGGCGAAGATCGTGGTGGCGGGTGGCTTCGGCGTGGGCAAGACCACGTTCGTCGGGGCCGTTTCGGAGATCAACCCGCTGCGCACAGAGGCCGTGATGACATCCGCGTCGGCGGGCATCGACGACCTCACCCACACCGGTGACAAGACGACCACCACGGTCGCCATGGACTTCGGCCGCATCACCCTGGACCAGGACCTGATCCTGTACCTCTTCGGTACGCCCGGTCAGGACCGCTTCTGGTTCATGTGGGACGACCTGGTGCGCGGCGCCATCGGCGCGATCGTCCTCGTGGACACGAGGCGCCTTGCCGACTGTTTCCCGGCCGTCGACTACTTCGAGAACTCGGGGCTTCCCTTTGTGATCGCCCTGAACGGGTTCGACGGGAACCAGCCGTACAACCCGGACGAGGTCCGGGAAGCTCTGCAGATCGGGCCGGACACTCCGATCATCACGACGGACGCGCGGCACCGTTCGGACGCGAAGTCTGCGCTGATCACCCTCGTGGAGCACGCGTTGATGGCTCGCCTGCGGTAA
- a CDS encoding acyl-CoA carboxylase subunit epsilon, whose amino-acid sequence MSTPDIRVEKGHAEPEEVAAITAILLARAAAQPSETPAHRGRPKAGWRRLEREGGFRAPHSWH is encoded by the coding sequence ATGAGCACCCCTGACATCCGCGTCGAGAAGGGCCACGCCGAGCCCGAGGAAGTCGCCGCCATCACGGCGATCCTGCTGGCTCGCGCCGCAGCCCAGCCCTCCGAGACCCCGGCCCACCGAGGCCGCCCCAAGGCCGGCTGGCGCCGCCTGGAGCGCGAGGGCGGCTTCCGCGCCCCGCACAGCTGGCACTAG
- a CDS encoding acyl-CoA carboxylase subunit beta has protein sequence MTVLDEAPSETTGEPTDARGRVAELHGIRAAALAGPSEKATEAQHAKGKLTARERIELLLDAGSFQEVEQLRRHRATGFGLEAKKPYTDGVITGWGTVEGRTVFVYAHDFRIFGGALGEAHATKIHKIMDMAIAAGAPLVSLNDGAGARIQEGVSALAGYGGIFQRNTKASGVIPQISVMLGPCAGGAAYSPALTDFVFMVRETSQMFITGPDVVKAVTGEEITQNGLGGADVHAETSGVCHFAYDDEETCLAEVRYLLSMLPQNNRENPPRVESSDAADRRGDVLLDLVPADGNRPYDMTKVIEEIVDDGDYLEVHERWARNIICALARLDGQVVGIVANQPSSLAGVLDIEASEKAARFVQMCDAFNIPIVTFLDVPGFLPGVDQEHGGIIRHGAKLLYAYCNATVPRISLILRKAYGGAYIVMDSQSIGADLTYAWPTNEIAVMGAEGAANVIFRRQIAEAEDPEAMRARMVKEYKSELMHPYYAAERGLVDDVIDPAETREVLIRSLAMLQSKHADLPSRKHGNPPQ, from the coding sequence ATGACCGTTTTGGATGAGGCGCCGAGTGAGACGACGGGTGAGCCGACGGACGCGCGCGGACGGGTGGCCGAACTGCACGGGATCCGTGCGGCGGCTTTGGCCGGTCCGAGCGAGAAGGCGACCGAGGCGCAGCACGCCAAGGGCAAGCTGACCGCACGGGAGCGCATCGAGCTGCTCCTCGACGCGGGCTCCTTCCAGGAGGTCGAGCAGCTGCGCCGGCACCGGGCGACCGGGTTCGGCCTGGAGGCCAAGAAGCCGTACACCGACGGTGTCATCACCGGCTGGGGCACGGTGGAGGGCCGTACGGTCTTCGTCTACGCCCACGACTTCCGCATCTTCGGCGGCGCGCTGGGCGAGGCCCACGCCACGAAGATCCACAAGATCATGGACATGGCCATCGCGGCCGGAGCCCCGCTGGTGTCGTTGAACGACGGCGCGGGCGCCCGTATCCAGGAGGGCGTCTCGGCGCTGGCCGGCTACGGAGGTATCTTCCAGCGCAACACCAAGGCATCGGGCGTCATCCCGCAGATCAGCGTGATGCTCGGCCCGTGCGCGGGCGGCGCGGCCTACAGCCCCGCCCTCACCGACTTCGTCTTCATGGTCCGCGAGACGTCCCAGATGTTCATCACCGGACCGGACGTGGTGAAGGCGGTGACGGGCGAGGAGATCACCCAGAACGGCCTCGGCGGCGCGGACGTGCACGCCGAGACGTCCGGTGTCTGCCACTTCGCCTACGACGACGAGGAGACGTGCCTCGCCGAGGTGCGCTACCTGCTGTCGATGCTCCCGCAGAACAACCGGGAGAACCCGCCGCGGGTGGAGTCCTCCGACGCGGCCGACCGGCGCGGCGACGTGCTCCTGGACCTGGTCCCCGCGGACGGCAACCGGCCGTACGACATGACCAAGGTCATCGAGGAGATCGTCGACGACGGCGACTACCTCGAGGTCCACGAGCGCTGGGCCCGCAACATCATCTGCGCCCTGGCCCGCCTTGACGGCCAGGTCGTCGGCATCGTGGCCAACCAGCCCTCCTCGCTCGCCGGTGTCCTGGACATCGAGGCGTCGGAAAAAGCTGCGCGCTTTGTCCAGATGTGTGACGCTTTTAACATCCCGATCGTCACTTTCCTGGACGTCCCCGGGTTCCTTCCGGGTGTCGACCAGGAGCACGGCGGAATCATCCGCCACGGCGCCAAGCTGCTGTACGCGTACTGCAACGCCACCGTGCCGAGGATCTCCCTGATCCTCCGCAAGGCGTACGGCGGGGCCTACATCGTGATGGACAGCCAGTCCATCGGCGCGGACCTCACCTACGCCTGGCCGACGAACGAGATCGCGGTGATGGGTGCCGAAGGTGCCGCCAACGTCATCTTCCGGCGTCAGATCGCCGAGGCCGAGGACCCCGAGGCCATGCGGGCCCGCATGGTCAAGGAGTACAAGTCCGAGCTGATGCACCCGTACTACGCGGCGGAGCGCGGCCTGGTCGACGACGTCATCGACCCGGCGGAGACCCGCGAGGTACTGATCCGGTCCCTGGCGATGCTCCAGTCGAAGCACGCCGACCTGCCCTCCCGTAAGCACGGCAACCCTCCGCAGTAA
- a CDS encoding polysaccharide lyase 8 family protein, which yields MNPQRRALVRPTRRAVLLAAALLATAAPPARAAAAAADPYDTLRRRWLDIALGTGYDPAAQPYAARLAETGELARGFRATMAPTPTSLWPGQPYDPPAGITRSYGRLWTMTQAYVQRGTGSTGDETLLADVLHGLDHLSATVYNPSTTRYGNWWEWQIGSPRLLMDTAAALYDHLGPARVTAACAAVDHFIPDAMLTDYSGTSTGANRVDLCRSVVLRGVLGRAPDRIALARDALSPVFPYVTKGDGLYADGSFVQHTWVAYSGTYGQVLLDGLGRLFALLAGSEWEVTDPHRQTVLDSVERAYAPLIHDGLVMDSVNGRAISRGHLKGDDRHVLRGDHFHGQGIIAAIALLAGGASEEERSRWHGLVKGWIERDTVTPILTAPQFDVADLARLHAVAASPVPATPEPVGHTLFAAMDRAVHRRPGFVANIAMASDRIAAYECGNGENPRGWHTGAGMLSWWAEGRGGRTDQYTDWYWPTVDWYRLPGTTVSTKRLPDRAGGEWGEPKPDVRWVGGTTDGEYAAIGQHLKGLESTLQARKSWFCVEDAVICLGAGITCTDGVPVETVVDNRNLGEGGTQSFVRGRGWAHLEGHGGWLVPGEVRALREDRTGAWSDINASSTTEQRTRRWQTLWLDHGTDPVDASYAYVLMPGASRHAVAARAADHHWLSVLANDSVCQAVRVDRLGLTAANFWRAGTAGPLSASAGASVLVRRRGRTATLSVAEPPRSGEPLEIVWNRPVRSVVRADDTVDIRATGRLLYLRVTPGTVCATHECEVTLTP from the coding sequence ATGAACCCGCAGCGCAGAGCCCTCGTGCGACCCACCCGCAGAGCCGTCTTACTCGCGGCGGCGCTCCTGGCCACCGCGGCCCCGCCCGCCCGTGCGGCCGCCGCCGCAGCCGATCCCTACGACACCCTCCGTCGACGCTGGCTCGACATCGCCCTCGGCACCGGCTACGACCCGGCAGCGCAGCCGTACGCCGCCCGCCTCGCCGAGACCGGCGAACTGGCCCGCGGCTTCCGCGCCACCATGGCCCCGACGCCCACCTCCCTCTGGCCCGGCCAGCCCTACGACCCCCCGGCCGGCATCACCCGGAGCTACGGCCGCCTGTGGACCATGACCCAGGCCTACGTCCAGCGGGGCACCGGCTCCACCGGCGACGAGACCCTCCTCGCGGACGTCCTCCACGGCCTCGACCACCTCTCCGCCACCGTCTACAACCCCTCCACCACCCGCTACGGCAACTGGTGGGAATGGCAGATCGGCAGCCCCCGCCTCCTCATGGACACCGCGGCCGCCCTGTACGACCACCTCGGCCCGGCCCGCGTCACAGCGGCCTGCGCCGCCGTCGACCACTTCATCCCCGACGCGATGCTCACCGACTACTCCGGCACCTCCACCGGCGCCAACCGCGTCGACCTGTGCCGCTCCGTCGTCCTGCGCGGCGTCCTCGGCAGAGCCCCCGACCGGATCGCCCTCGCCCGCGACGCCCTCTCGCCGGTCTTCCCGTACGTCACGAAGGGCGACGGCCTCTACGCCGACGGCTCGTTCGTCCAGCACACCTGGGTCGCCTACTCCGGCACCTACGGCCAGGTCCTGCTCGACGGCCTCGGCCGCCTCTTCGCCCTGCTCGCCGGGTCCGAGTGGGAGGTGACCGACCCGCACCGGCAGACCGTCCTCGACAGCGTCGAGCGCGCCTACGCCCCGCTGATCCACGACGGGCTGGTGATGGACAGCGTCAACGGCCGTGCCATCAGCCGCGGTCACCTCAAGGGCGACGATCGCCACGTCCTGCGCGGTGACCACTTCCACGGCCAGGGAATCATCGCCGCCATCGCGCTGCTGGCGGGCGGGGCGAGCGAGGAGGAGCGGTCTCGCTGGCACGGCCTGGTGAAGGGCTGGATCGAACGGGACACCGTCACGCCGATCCTGACGGCACCCCAGTTCGACGTGGCCGACCTCGCACGGCTGCACGCGGTGGCCGCGTCACCCGTCCCCGCCACCCCCGAACCCGTCGGGCACACGCTCTTCGCCGCCATGGACAGGGCCGTCCACCGCCGCCCCGGATTCGTCGCGAACATCGCCATGGCGAGCGACCGCATCGCCGCCTACGAATGCGGCAACGGCGAGAACCCGCGCGGCTGGCACACCGGCGCCGGAATGCTCTCCTGGTGGGCCGAGGGCCGTGGCGGCCGGACCGATCAGTACACGGACTGGTACTGGCCGACCGTCGACTGGTACCGCCTCCCCGGCACGACCGTCTCCACGAAACGTCTTCCCGACCGGGCCGGCGGCGAGTGGGGCGAGCCCAAGCCGGACGTCCGCTGGGTCGGCGGCACGACCGACGGCGAGTACGCGGCGATCGGCCAGCACCTGAAGGGACTGGAGTCGACTCTTCAGGCCCGCAAGTCGTGGTTCTGCGTCGAGGACGCGGTGATCTGCCTCGGCGCGGGCATCACCTGCACCGACGGCGTCCCCGTCGAGACCGTCGTCGACAACCGCAACCTGGGGGAGGGCGGGACGCAGTCCTTCGTACGGGGACGGGGCTGGGCACATCTGGAGGGGCACGGCGGCTGGCTCGTCCCCGGCGAGGTGCGCGCCCTGCGCGAGGACCGCACCGGCGCCTGGTCCGACATCAACGCCTCCAGTACGACCGAACAGCGCACCCGGCGCTGGCAGACGCTCTGGCTCGACCACGGCACCGACCCCGTGGACGCCTCGTACGCCTATGTCCTGATGCCCGGGGCCTCCCGGCACGCCGTCGCCGCCCGCGCCGCCGACCACCACTGGCTGTCGGTCCTCGCCAACGACAGCGTGTGCCAGGCGGTCCGCGTCGACCGCCTGGGCCTGACCGCCGCGAACTTCTGGCGGGCCGGCACCGCGGGCCCGCTCAGCGCGTCGGCCGGGGCGAGCGTGCTGGTCCGCCGCAGGGGTCGTACCGCTACTCTCTCCGTGGCCGAGCCACCCCGTTCGGGCGAACCGCTGGAGATCGTCTGGAACCGTCCCGTGCGCTCGGTCGTGCGCGCCGACGACACGGTCGACATCCGCGCCACGGGCCGCCTGCTGTACCTGCGCGTCACTCCGGGGACGGTATGCGCCACGCATGAATGTGAGGTGACTCTCACGCCCTGA